A region from the Pelobates fuscus isolate aPelFus1 chromosome 3, aPelFus1.pri, whole genome shotgun sequence genome encodes:
- the ATOX1 gene encoding copper transport protein ATOX1 — MTKEEFYVAMTCEGCSNAVTRVLSKLGAVQFDIDLPNKKVLIDSEHSVDLLLETLKKTGKEAKYLGAK, encoded by the exons aAAGAAGAATTTTATGTTGCTATGACCTGTGAGGGCTGTTCAAATGCTGTAACACGTGTCCTCTCCAAGCTTGGTG CAGTTCAGTTTGATATTGATTTACCCAACAAGAAAGTTCTGATTGATTCTGAACATTCTGTGGATCTGTTGTTAGAAACCCTGAAGAAGACCGGGAAGGAAGCAAAATACCTGGGGGCCAAATAA